Proteins encoded in a region of the Augochlora pura isolate Apur16 chromosome 4, APUR_v2.2.1, whole genome shotgun sequence genome:
- the Alg2 gene encoding alpha-1,3/1,6-mannosyltransferase Alg2 — protein sequence MTRITFLHPDLGIGGAERLVVDAALALKKGGYDVNFVTTHHDPEHCFSETKNGTIPVIVVGSWIPRHILGRFFALFAYIRMIYAAIYIILCEHQPDIVFCDLISVCIPILRLRIQYIMYYCHYPDQLLSQPEGIIKQLYRVPLNYLEEITTGMAHKIFVNSLYTCKVFKDTFKRLQVEPEVLYPSINTEFFDKTRILSLERVLDKKFPANSVILLSINRYERKKKLGIAMEALADLKKYLSDEEYKKVYLIMAGGYDKRVEENVEYYLELIGFADELHISDKVIFLRSPSDIDKISILNHCTILIYTPPNEHFGIVPLEAMYTNKPVIAHNSGGPKESIVSGVTGYLVDLSGDAFATKIADLIKNPSDILKFGNAGKDRFRQIFSFTAFSTQLHKAVEHLISSKKEE from the exons atgacaCGAATTACGTTTTTGCATCCGGACCTTGGAATTGGAGGAGCTGAACGATTGGTAGTTGATGCTGCATTAGCTTTAAAAAAAGGGGGCTATGATGTCAATTTCGTGACAACTCATCACGATCCAGAGCATTGTTTCTCTGAGACTAAAAATGGAACAATTCCTGTTATAGTTGTGGGAAGCTGGATACCCAGGCATATTTTGGGTAGATTTTTTGCACTTTTCGCTTACATTCGAATG ATATATGctgcaatttatataatattatgtgaACATCAACCAGACATTGTATTTTGTGATTTAATATCTGTGTGCATTCCTATCCTTCGTTTAAGAattcaatatataatgtaCTATTGTCATTATCCAGATCAATTACTCTCACAACCAGAAGGCATTATTAAGCAATTATATCGTGTACCACTCAACtatttggaagaaattacAACAGGAATGgcacataaaatatttgtgaatAGTTTATATACATGTAAAGTATTTAAAGATACTTTTAAAAGATTGCAAGTTGAACCTGAAGTCTTATATCCTTCCATTAACACagaattttttgataaaactAGAATTTTGTCTTTAGAAAGAgtattagataaaaaatttcCAGCGAAcagtgttatattattatcgattaACAGATATGAACGCAAAAAAAAATTGGGAATTGCAATGGAAGCATTGGCAGACCTAAAAAAGTACTTATCTGatgaagaatataaaaaagtatatttaattatggcTGGTGGATATGACAAGAGAGTTGaagaaaatgtagaatattatttagaattaataggTTTTGCTGATGAATTGCATATTAGtgataaagtaatatttcttcGTTCACCCTCagatattgataaaatatctattttaaatcattgtacaattttaatatatacacCACCAAATGAACATTTTGGTATTGTCCCTCTTGAAGCAATGTATACAAATAAACCAGTAATTGCTCATAATTCTGGAGGTCCGAAAGAATCTATTGTTTCTGGAGTAACTGGATATTTGGTTGATTTATCTGGTGATGcttttgcaacaaaaatagctgatttaattaaaaatccaagTGATATACTAAAATTTGGTAATGCAGGTAAAGATAGATTTAGACAAATCTTTAGTTTTACTGCATTCAGTACTCAATTGCATAAAGCAGTTGAACATTTAATTAGCAGCAAGAAAGAAGAATGa
- the Spf45 gene encoding splicing factor 45 yields the protein MSLYDDFDKHRTSEKVAGWSSSIKLLQSQLQLKKAATTQPKREQYRKATAVLAPVIDLKSKSNRNVDRDDDGPHSNPLSSSTVSSIGIGGEFDWNVINEYDPMWPNEYDKVVKELRDLRDREHDQETEMRKRRRDSSRFEDTQTSSGNNTMIPPERDEERTPTSRGIAGGAAIAPPPSLQEPSDLPPPAPRQTTNIGYATSSVAAKIMAKYGFKEGQGLGKKEQGMSVALQVEKTSKRGGRIVGEREQLMPPPPPVAVSPPPPQQSPLLQPSEEPSITEIMKCPSKVVLLRNMVGPGEVDEDLEPEVKDECNTKYGDVARVIIHEVTEAAAEEAVRIFVEFKRIESAIKAVVDLNGRFFGGRQVKAGFYSSEKLDNLQLMD from the exons ATGTCGCTATATGATGATTTTGACAAACATCGAACATCCGAAAAGGTGGCTGGATGGTCCTCaagcattaaattattacaatctcaattacaattaaaaaaagcaGCAACTACGCAG CCAAAACGTGAACAATATAGGAAAGCTACAGCAGTATTAGCACCTGTAATAGActtaaaatcaaaatcaaatcgAAATGTAGACAGAGACGATGATGGGCCACATAGCAATCCACTTTCATCCAGCACTGTTAGCAGTATTGGAATAGGTGGTGAATTTGATTGGAATGTAATAAATGAGTACGATCCTATGTGGCCTAATGAATATGATAAAGTTGTTAAGGAACTAAGAGATTTACGCGATAGGGAACATGATCAAGAAACTGAAATGCGAAAGAGAAGACGTGATAGCTCACGTTTTGAAGATACTCAA acTTCTtctggaaataatacaatgatacCTCCTGAGAGAGATGAAGAAAGAACTCCAACGTCTAGAGGTATTGCAGGTGGGGCAGCTATAGCACCACCACCTTCTTTACAAGAGCCTTCTGATCTACCACCTCCAGCACCAAGACAAACAACTAATATAGGATATGCAACATCATCTGTAGCAGCAAAAATAATGGCTAAATATGGCTTTAAAGAAGGTCAAGGGCTTGGTAAAAAAGAGCAAGGAATGTCTGTTGCCTTACAAGTAGAAAAAACTAGTAAAAGAGGTGGAAGAATTGTTGGGGAAAGAGAACAACTTATGCCTCCTCCACCACCCGTTGCTGTTTCTCCACCTCCACCACAACAATCCCCATTACTACAGCCTTCTGAAGAGCCTAGTATTacagaaataatgaaatgcCCAAGCAAG GTTGTTTTGCTGCGCAATATGGTTGGCCCTGGAGAAGTGGATGAGGATCTTGAACCTGAGGTTAAAGATGaatgtaatacaaaatatggTGATGTTGCTCGTGTTATTATTCACGAAGTAACAGAAGCTGCTGCAGAAGAAGCTGTTAGGATATTTGTAGAATTCAAGAGGATAGAAAGTGCTATTAAAGCTGTTGTTGATTTGAATGGACGCTTTTTTGGAGGAAGACAAGTTAAAGCAGGTTTTTATTCCAGTgaaaaacttgacaatttgcaattaatggattaa
- the Cnbp gene encoding CCHC-type zinc finger nucleic acid binding protein encodes MSSSACYKCNRMGHYARECPQGGGAGARGDRGRDREGGFVRGRDKCYKCNQFGHFARECKEDQDLCYRCNGVGHIAKDCQQGPEMSCFNCNKTGHIARSCPEGGNDSGRFAMQSCYNCNKTGHIARNCTEAGGKTCYICGKTGHISRDCDQDDRK; translated from the exons ATGAGTTCGAGCGCTTGTTACAAGTGTAACCGGATGGGTCACTATGCACGAGAGTGCCCACAAGGTGGTGGTGCTGGTGCTAGAGGTGACCGTGGACGTGACCGAGAAGGTGGATTTGTACGAGGTCGTGACAAATGCTATAAGTGTAACCAATTTGGACACTTTGCACGTGAATGCAAAGAAGATCAAGACCTTTGCTACCGTTGCAACGGTGTTGGGCATATCGCAAAAGACTGTCAACag GGGCCTGAAATGAGTTGTTTCAACTGCAACAAGACTGGCCATATTGCACGTAGCTGCCCTGAGGGTGGTAATGATTCAGGACGCTTTGCCATGCAAAGTTGCTACAATTGTAACAAGACAGGTCATATTGCCCGCAACTGTACCGAAGCTGGTGGAAAAACGTGCTACATTTGTGGCAAAACTGGTCACATAAGCCGTGATTGTGATCAGGATGACAGGAAGTAG
- the Mrps5 gene encoding mitochondrial ribosomal protein S5, producing MASRVLRIHGLISNSVKVNNIKSNVSTLGLLNKNIPLIQNARESATFFNKKPISLLWKAVTSVSNAGKRRGRGKGLPRIKNLNRGQKIGVGKIGMVFPGLNSPISRGSVMVKREKLPDNPEREKELLKLQSQYSNVRRNKIHPLQRGWTSASVAGRKVGPPDPVDNEPFEGFESWILMFKHVNVMSSLFGRIKQYRATVVTGNGNGLVGFSTVTGKDAKSVLKLARNRAGQRLNYFERYNNHTVLYDFFTQFHKTKIFVKQMPQGYGISAHRMIRVICEAMGIKDLCVKIEGSLNHQHILNAFFIGLLKQKTYQQLSDEKQLHLVEFRKENDNFPKIIASPEKVRTQSEIQKDEIIDFKEYIMDGRRVLHKKRPPPFFTKLPSYKNYLCKMERRRDQDNVRIRLKAEYGDICSFLTEKYPEARVLRWKKKREQPTEDED from the exons ATGGCAAGTCGAGTTCTTCGTATTCATGGATTGATTTCAAATTCCGTAAaagttaacaatattaaaagcaatg tttcAACTCTTGGtctgttaaacaaaaatattcctttaatACAAAATGCCAGGGAAAGTGCGACCTTCTTTAATAAAA aaccaatatcattattatgGAAGGCTGTTACCAGTGTAAGTAATGCAGGAAAACGACGTGGCAGAGGCAAAGGTTTACCAAGGATTAAAAACTTGAACAGAGGTCAAAAAATTGGAGTTGGAAAGATTGGAATGGTATTCCCAGGTCTAAATTCTCCGATTTCTAGAGGTTCCGTAATGGTTAAACGGGAAAAACTTCCTGACAATcctgaaagagaaaaagaattactTAAATTGCAAAGTCAATACAGTAATGttagacgaaataaaattcatccTCTCCAGCGTGGTTGGACTAGTGCCAGTGTAGCAGGCAGAAAAGTTGGACCACCAGATCCTGTTGATAATG aacCTTTTGAAGGTTTTGAAAGTTGGATATTGATGTTTAAACATGTGAATGTCATGTCTAGTCTTTTTGGTCGTATAAAACAGTACCGGGCTACAGTTGTAACTGGAAATGGGAATGGACTTGTTGGTTTCTCAACAGTAACAGGAAAAGATGCCAAATCAGTTCTTAAACTAGCTAGAAATAGAGCTGGTCAAAGATTAAACTATTttgaaagatataataatcatacag TACTGTATGatttttttacacaatttcacaagacaaaaatatttgttaaacaaatgCCTCAAGGCTATGGAATTAGTGCTCACAGAATGATTAGAGTAATTTGTGAGGCAATGGGTATAAAAGATTTATGTGTTAAAATTGAGGGATCTTTAAATCATCAACATATATTAAATGCTTTTTTTATTGGCTTGTTAAAACAG AAAACATATCAGCAATTATCAGATGAAAAACAATTGCATTTAGTTgaatttagaaaagaaaatgataattttcctaaaataatTGCTTCACCAGAAAAAGTAAGAACACAATCGGAGATTCAGAAGGATGAAATCATAGATTTTAAGGAATACATAATGGATGGGAGAAGGGTCCTGCATAAGAAACGTCCTCCACCGTTTTTTACAAAGTTACCTTCttacaagaattatttatgcaaaatggaaCGAAGGAGAGATCAGGATAATGTAAGAATTAGATTAAAGGCTGAATATGGAGATATTTGCAGCTTCcttacagaaaaatatccaGAAGCCAGAGTTCTAAgatggaaaaagaagagagagcaACCAACAGAAGATGAAGATTAA